Proteins encoded together in one Falco biarmicus isolate bFalBia1 chromosome 4, bFalBia1.pri, whole genome shotgun sequence window:
- the KIF5B gene encoding kinesin-1 heavy chain isoform X1 gives MADPAECNIKVMCRFRPLNESEVTRGDKYIAKFQGEDTVVIASKPYIFDRVFQSNTSQEQVYNDCAKKIVKDVLEGYNGTIFAYGQTSSGKTHTMEGKLHDPDGMGIIPRIVQDIFNYIYSMDENLEFHIKVSYFEIYLDKIRDLLDVSKTNLSVHEDKNRVPYVKGCTERFVCSPEEVMDTIDEGKSNRHVAVTNMNEHSSRSHSIFLINVKQENTQTEQKLSGKLYLVDLAGSEKVSKTGAEGAVLDEAKNINKSLSALGNVISALAESSTYVPYRDSKMTRILQDSLGGNCRTTIVICCSPSSYNESETKSTLLFGQRAKTIKNTVCVNVELTAEQWKKKYEKEKEKNKTLRNTIQWLENELNRWRNGETVPVDEQFDKEKANLEAFAVDKDITVVNDKPATTIGVTGNFTDAERRKCEEEIAKLYKQLDDKDEEINQQSQLVEKLKTQMLDQEELLASTRRDQDNLQAELNRLQAENDASKEEVKEVLQALEELAVNYDQKSQEVEDKAKEYELLSDELNQKSVTLASIDAELQKLKEMTNHQKKRATEMMASLLKDLAEIGIAVGNNDVKQPEGTGMIDEEFTVARLYISKMKSEVKTMVKRCKQLEGTQAESNKKMEENEKELAACQLRISQHEAKIKSLTEYLQNVEQKKRQLEESVDSLNEELVQLRAQEKVHEMEKEHLNKVQTANEVKQAVEQQIQSHRETHQKQISSLRDEVDAKEKLITELQDQNQKMMLEQERLRVEHEKLKATDQEKSRKLHELTVMQDRREQARQDLKGLEETVAKELQTLHNLRKLFVQDLATRVKKSAEIDSDDTGGSAAQKQKISFLENNLEQLTKVHKQLVRDNADLRCELPKLEKRLRATAERVKALESALKEAKENASRDRKRYQQEVDRIKEAVRSKNMARRGHSAQIAKPIRPGQHPAASPTHPNAIRGGGVFTQNSQPVAVRGGGGRQDKVC, from the exons tccAAGCCATATATATTTGACCGTGTATTCCAGTCAAACACATCACAGGAACAAGTATACAATGATTGTGCTAAAAAGATTGTCAAAG ATGTACTTGAGGGATACAATGGTACAATATTTGCTTATGGGCAAACATCGTCTGGGAAGACACACACTATGGAA GGAAAGCTTCACGACCCAGATGGAATGGGTATTATTCCAAGAATAGtgcaagatatttttaattatatttactCTATGGATGAGAATCTTGAGTTTCATATTAAG GTGTCATATTTCGAAATATACTTGGATAAAATAAGGGACCTTTTGGATG tTTCAAAGACCAATCTTTCTGTTCATGAGGACAAAAATAGAGTTCCCTATGTAAAG ggttgCACAGAGCGTTTTGTATGTAGTCCGGAAGAAGTTATGGATACTATAGATGAAGGAAAATCAAACAGGCATGTAGCAGTTACAA ATATGAATGAACACAGCTCCAGAAGTCatagtatttttcttattaacgtaaaacaagaaaatactcaaacagaacagaaactaAGTGGAAAACTTTACCTTGTGGACTTGGCAGGTAGTGAAAAG GTTAGTAAAACTGGAGCAGAAGGTGCTGTGCTGGATGAGGCCAAGAACATCAACAAGTCTTTGTCTGCTCTTGGAAATGTCATCTCGGCTTTGGCTGAAAGCAGT ACTTACGTTCCATATCGTGATAGCAAAATGACCAGAATCCTTCAAGATTCACTAGGGGGTAATTGCAGAACCACTATTGTTATTTGCTGTTCTCCTTCTTCATACAATGAATCGGAAACGAAATCTACTCTTCTGTTTGGCCAAAG AGCAAAGACCATTAAGAATACAGTCTGTGTCAACGTGGAGCTTACTGCagaacagtggaagaaaaagtatgagaaggaaaaagagaaaaacaagactCTGCGTAACACCATACAGTGGCTAGAAAATGAACTCAACAGATGGCGGAATG GGGAGACTGTACCAGTTGATGAACAGTTTGACAAGGAGAAGGCCAACTTAGAAGCTTTTGCAGTGGACAAGGATATTACTGTTGTTAATGATAAACCAGCTACCACAATTGGAGTAACTGGCAATTTCACTGATgctgagagaagaaaatgtgaggAAGAAATTGCCAAACTGTACAAACAACTGGATGACAAG GATGAAGAAATTAATCAGCAGAGCCAACTagtagaaaaactgaaaacacaaatgtTGGATCAGGAAGAG CTTCTAGCATCGACCAGGCGGGACCAAGACAACCTGCAGGCAGAGTTGAATCGCCTTCAGGCTGAAAATGACGCCTCTAAGGAGGAAGTGAAAGAGGTGTTACAAGCTCTTGAAGAATTAGCTGTCAATTATGATCAGAAGTCTCAGGAAGTAGAAGATAAGGCAAAGGAATATGAATTGCTTAGTGATGAACTCAATCAAAAATCG GTCACTCTAGCCAGTATAGATGCAGAGCTTCAGAAACTTAAAGAAATGACCAACCATCAGAAGAAACGAGCAACAGAAATGATGGCCTCCTTACTAAAAGATCTTGCAGAGATAGGAATTGCAGTAGGAAATAATGATGTCAAG CAgcctgagggaactggcatgATAGATGAAGAATTCACGGTTGCGAGACTGTACATTAgtaaaatgaaatcagaagtaAAAACAATGGTAAAACGTTGCAAACAGTTAGAAGGCACACAAGCTGAAAGCaataagaaaatggaagaaaatgaaaaggagttggctgcctgccagctccGTATCTCACAg CATGAAGCCAAGATCAAGTCGTTGACTGAATATCTTCAGAACGtggaacagaaaaagagacaacTAGAAGAGTCTGTGGATTCCCTTAATGAAGAATTAGTTCAACTTCGAGCACAGG AAAAAGTCCATGAGATGGAGAAAGAGCACTTGAATAAGGTTCAAACTGCAAATGAAGTCAAG CAAGCTGTGGAACAGCAAATTCAGAGCCATCGTGAGACGCATCAGAAACAAATCAGTAGCCTAAGAGATGAAGTTGATGCAAAGGAGAAACTTATCACTGAACTTCAAGA ccaaaaccagaagatgATGCTTGAACAGGAACGTCTTAGAGTTGAACATGAGAAGTTAAAAGCGACTGAtcaggaaaaaagtagaaaactgCATGAGCTTAC GGTTATGCAGGACAGACGGGAACAAGCAAGGCAAGACTTAAAGGGTTTGGAAGAGACTGTG GCAAAAGAACTTCAGACTCTTCACAATCTTCGGAAGCTGTTTGTTCAAGATCTGGCTACTAGAGTGAAAAAG AGTGCTGAGATTGACTCGGATGATACAGGAGGCAGCGctgcacaaaagcagaagaTTTCCTTCCTTGAGAATAATCTTGAACAGCTTACAAAGGTTCACAAGCAG CTGGTACGTGATAATGCAGATCTTCGCTGTGAACTTCCTAAACTGGAGAAGCGACTTAGAGCTACAGCTGAAAGAGTCAAAGCTTTGGAGTCTGCACTGAAGGAAGCCAAAGAAAATGCTTCTCGTGATCGCAAACGGTATCAGCAGGAAGTAGATCGTATAAAGGAAGCAGTAAGATCCAAGAATATGGCCAGAAGAGGACATTCTGCACAAATTG ctaAGCCTATCCGTCCtggccagcacccagcagcttcTCCAACTCATCCAAATGCAATtcgtggtggtggtgtgttCACTCAAAACAGCCAGCCGGTTGCAGTACGTGGAGGTGGAGGACGGCAAGACAAAGT
- the KIF5B gene encoding kinesin-1 heavy chain isoform X2 encodes MADPAECNIKVMCRFRPLNESEVTRGDKYIAKFQGEDTVVIASKPYIFDRVFQSNTSQEQVYNDCAKKIVKDVLEGYNGTIFAYGQTSSGKTHTMEGKLHDPDGMGIIPRIVQDIFNYIYSMDENLEFHIKVSYFEIYLDKIRDLLDVSKTNLSVHEDKNRVPYVKGCTERFVCSPEEVMDTIDEGKSNRHVAVTNMNEHSSRSHSIFLINVKQENTQTEQKLSGKLYLVDLAGSEKVSKTGAEGAVLDEAKNINKSLSALGNVISALAESSTYVPYRDSKMTRILQDSLGGNCRTTIVICCSPSSYNESETKSTLLFGQRAKTIKNTVCVNVELTAEQWKKKYEKEKEKNKTLRNTIQWLENELNRWRNGETVPVDEQFDKEKANLEAFAVDKDITVVNDKPATTIGVTGNFTDAERRKCEEEIAKLYKQLDDKDEEINQQSQLVEKLKTQMLDQEELLASTRRDQDNLQAELNRLQAENDASKEEVKEVLQALEELAVNYDQKSQEVEDKAKEYELLSDELNQKSVTLASIDAELQKLKEMTNHQKKRATEMMASLLKDLAEIGIAVGNNDVKPEGTGMIDEEFTVARLYISKMKSEVKTMVKRCKQLEGTQAESNKKMEENEKELAACQLRISQHEAKIKSLTEYLQNVEQKKRQLEESVDSLNEELVQLRAQEKVHEMEKEHLNKVQTANEVKQAVEQQIQSHRETHQKQISSLRDEVDAKEKLITELQDQNQKMMLEQERLRVEHEKLKATDQEKSRKLHELTVMQDRREQARQDLKGLEETVAKELQTLHNLRKLFVQDLATRVKKSAEIDSDDTGGSAAQKQKISFLENNLEQLTKVHKQLVRDNADLRCELPKLEKRLRATAERVKALESALKEAKENASRDRKRYQQEVDRIKEAVRSKNMARRGHSAQIAKPIRPGQHPAASPTHPNAIRGGGVFTQNSQPVAVRGGGGRQDKVC; translated from the exons tccAAGCCATATATATTTGACCGTGTATTCCAGTCAAACACATCACAGGAACAAGTATACAATGATTGTGCTAAAAAGATTGTCAAAG ATGTACTTGAGGGATACAATGGTACAATATTTGCTTATGGGCAAACATCGTCTGGGAAGACACACACTATGGAA GGAAAGCTTCACGACCCAGATGGAATGGGTATTATTCCAAGAATAGtgcaagatatttttaattatatttactCTATGGATGAGAATCTTGAGTTTCATATTAAG GTGTCATATTTCGAAATATACTTGGATAAAATAAGGGACCTTTTGGATG tTTCAAAGACCAATCTTTCTGTTCATGAGGACAAAAATAGAGTTCCCTATGTAAAG ggttgCACAGAGCGTTTTGTATGTAGTCCGGAAGAAGTTATGGATACTATAGATGAAGGAAAATCAAACAGGCATGTAGCAGTTACAA ATATGAATGAACACAGCTCCAGAAGTCatagtatttttcttattaacgtaaaacaagaaaatactcaaacagaacagaaactaAGTGGAAAACTTTACCTTGTGGACTTGGCAGGTAGTGAAAAG GTTAGTAAAACTGGAGCAGAAGGTGCTGTGCTGGATGAGGCCAAGAACATCAACAAGTCTTTGTCTGCTCTTGGAAATGTCATCTCGGCTTTGGCTGAAAGCAGT ACTTACGTTCCATATCGTGATAGCAAAATGACCAGAATCCTTCAAGATTCACTAGGGGGTAATTGCAGAACCACTATTGTTATTTGCTGTTCTCCTTCTTCATACAATGAATCGGAAACGAAATCTACTCTTCTGTTTGGCCAAAG AGCAAAGACCATTAAGAATACAGTCTGTGTCAACGTGGAGCTTACTGCagaacagtggaagaaaaagtatgagaaggaaaaagagaaaaacaagactCTGCGTAACACCATACAGTGGCTAGAAAATGAACTCAACAGATGGCGGAATG GGGAGACTGTACCAGTTGATGAACAGTTTGACAAGGAGAAGGCCAACTTAGAAGCTTTTGCAGTGGACAAGGATATTACTGTTGTTAATGATAAACCAGCTACCACAATTGGAGTAACTGGCAATTTCACTGATgctgagagaagaaaatgtgaggAAGAAATTGCCAAACTGTACAAACAACTGGATGACAAG GATGAAGAAATTAATCAGCAGAGCCAACTagtagaaaaactgaaaacacaaatgtTGGATCAGGAAGAG CTTCTAGCATCGACCAGGCGGGACCAAGACAACCTGCAGGCAGAGTTGAATCGCCTTCAGGCTGAAAATGACGCCTCTAAGGAGGAAGTGAAAGAGGTGTTACAAGCTCTTGAAGAATTAGCTGTCAATTATGATCAGAAGTCTCAGGAAGTAGAAGATAAGGCAAAGGAATATGAATTGCTTAGTGATGAACTCAATCAAAAATCG GTCACTCTAGCCAGTATAGATGCAGAGCTTCAGAAACTTAAAGAAATGACCAACCATCAGAAGAAACGAGCAACAGAAATGATGGCCTCCTTACTAAAAGATCTTGCAGAGATAGGAATTGCAGTAGGAAATAATGATGTCAAG cctgagggaactggcatgATAGATGAAGAATTCACGGTTGCGAGACTGTACATTAgtaaaatgaaatcagaagtaAAAACAATGGTAAAACGTTGCAAACAGTTAGAAGGCACACAAGCTGAAAGCaataagaaaatggaagaaaatgaaaaggagttggctgcctgccagctccGTATCTCACAg CATGAAGCCAAGATCAAGTCGTTGACTGAATATCTTCAGAACGtggaacagaaaaagagacaacTAGAAGAGTCTGTGGATTCCCTTAATGAAGAATTAGTTCAACTTCGAGCACAGG AAAAAGTCCATGAGATGGAGAAAGAGCACTTGAATAAGGTTCAAACTGCAAATGAAGTCAAG CAAGCTGTGGAACAGCAAATTCAGAGCCATCGTGAGACGCATCAGAAACAAATCAGTAGCCTAAGAGATGAAGTTGATGCAAAGGAGAAACTTATCACTGAACTTCAAGA ccaaaaccagaagatgATGCTTGAACAGGAACGTCTTAGAGTTGAACATGAGAAGTTAAAAGCGACTGAtcaggaaaaaagtagaaaactgCATGAGCTTAC GGTTATGCAGGACAGACGGGAACAAGCAAGGCAAGACTTAAAGGGTTTGGAAGAGACTGTG GCAAAAGAACTTCAGACTCTTCACAATCTTCGGAAGCTGTTTGTTCAAGATCTGGCTACTAGAGTGAAAAAG AGTGCTGAGATTGACTCGGATGATACAGGAGGCAGCGctgcacaaaagcagaagaTTTCCTTCCTTGAGAATAATCTTGAACAGCTTACAAAGGTTCACAAGCAG CTGGTACGTGATAATGCAGATCTTCGCTGTGAACTTCCTAAACTGGAGAAGCGACTTAGAGCTACAGCTGAAAGAGTCAAAGCTTTGGAGTCTGCACTGAAGGAAGCCAAAGAAAATGCTTCTCGTGATCGCAAACGGTATCAGCAGGAAGTAGATCGTATAAAGGAAGCAGTAAGATCCAAGAATATGGCCAGAAGAGGACATTCTGCACAAATTG ctaAGCCTATCCGTCCtggccagcacccagcagcttcTCCAACTCATCCAAATGCAATtcgtggtggtggtgtgttCACTCAAAACAGCCAGCCGGTTGCAGTACGTGGAGGTGGAGGACGGCAAGACAAAGT